In Clostridium ljungdahlii DSM 13528, the genomic window TCAGCTTCCTGCAATAAATTGGATAAGGGACAATTTTCGTGTAAAATATGTAGATATAATATCAGAACCAGGAATTGACAAAGTAATTTGTGGGGAAGATGAAAATTTTATAAATTCATTAAAGTATAAAATGGATATATCTATAAATTCTCATGGAGCTTCTATGGCATTTGTAGTAGGACATTATGATTGTGCAGCAAATAAAGTAGATAAGACAACTCATCTAGAGCAGATAAAAAAGTCTGTTTGTATAATAGAAAAATTATATAAAAATATTGAAGTTATAGGTCTTTGGATAAATGAGAATTTCGAAGTGGAAAAACTTTAGGTATTTATCATTTACATTTAAGATTTTCAAAGAAAGATCCTCATTAATAATATATGGTATAATAGCTTAGATAATTTAAAAACATGTAGATTAATTGTGAAAGGATGTTTGTAATTTATGAAGCTATTAATAAAAAAAGTTAATGAGGATGCTGTAACTCCATTTTATGCACATAAAGGAGATGCAGGTCTTGATCTATTTTCAGTAGAAGAAGTCTTAATAGAGCCAATGGAAAGGAAGTTAGTATCTACCGGGATTAAGATTCAGCTTCCACCAAATACAGAAGCTCAGGTAAGACCAAGGAGTGGTCTTGCATTAAAATACGGCATAACCCTTTTAAATACACCTGGTACTGTGGATGAAGGATACAGGGGTGAGATAAAAGTGCTTATGATAAATTTAGGGCAGGAACCCTTTTTAGTTGAAAAAAGTATGAAAATTGCTCAAATGGTAGTGAAGCCTGTGGAAAGAGTATATGTACAAGAAGTAGAAGAGCTAAGTGACACTGAAAGAGGTGAAGGAGGGTTTGGTTCTACGGGAAGCAGGTAAGAATTAATAGTGAAGAGTAAAGAAGAATTTTTCTTCACTGTGCTGCGAAAAATTTTAAATTTGAAGCTTTGCTCCAATAGTGCTAAGTTTTATATTTTAAATTATGTATATTATAGCATAAGTGTTAATAAAACAAATTACCACTTTAATTAGCTGAATAAAAGCTTTCCTCCTGGATATAATTATAGAAAAATAACTAGGAGGCGAAAGTTAGTGAATAGTGTCACTCTTATTGGAAGGTTAACTAAGGATGCAGAATTGGTTCAGCTCGAAAATTATAATAGAAGTGTAGTTAAATTCATTTTGGCAGTAGGTAGAGATTTTGCAAGTAAAACTGGAGAAAGAGAAGCGGATTTTATTCCTGTTTCTTACTGGAGTAATTATGGAAGTAAATTGCTTCCTTATTTAAAAAAAGGGAGACTTATAGGCGTAAATGGTAAAATAATTACTAAAAGCTATACTAAAGATGATATAAGAAAATATTTTACTACTGTAGAAGCAGATAAGGTTCAGTTTTTAG contains:
- a CDS encoding carbonic anhydrase; amino-acid sequence: MNSDFAVLLNCMDGRTQLPAINWIRDNFRVKYVDIISEPGIDKVICGEDENFINSLKYKMDISINSHGASMAFVVGHYDCAANKVDKTTHLEQIKKSVCIIEKLYKNIEVIGLWINENFEVEKL
- the dut gene encoding dUTP diphosphatase, whose amino-acid sequence is MKLLIKKVNEDAVTPFYAHKGDAGLDLFSVEEVLIEPMERKLVSTGIKIQLPPNTEAQVRPRSGLALKYGITLLNTPGTVDEGYRGEIKVLMINLGQEPFLVEKSMKIAQMVVKPVERVYVQEVEELSDTERGEGGFGSTGSR
- a CDS encoding single-stranded DNA-binding protein, with amino-acid sequence MNSVTLIGRLTKDAELVQLENYNRSVVKFILAVGRDFASKTGEREADFIPVSYWSNYGSKLLPYLKKGRLIGVNGKIITKSYTKDDIRKYFTTVEADKVQFLDSEKEALA